A single genomic interval of Nocardioides palaemonis harbors:
- a CDS encoding proline--tRNA ligase, translating to MTGRILRMSSLFVRTLRDDPNDAEVPSHKLLVRAGYIRRNAPGIYTWLPLGLRVLRKIEAIIREEMDDIGAQELSFPALLPKEPYEATNRWVEYGPNIFRLQDRKGADYLLGPTHEEMFTLVVKDLYSSYKDLPLSIYQIQTKYRDEARPRAGLLRGREFVMKDSYSFDVDDAGLEVAYQKHRDAYVRIFDRLGFEYVIVKATSGAMGGSASEEFLAKAEVGEDTYVRCTHCDYAANVEAVAVRAPAAVPFDDAPAAHAEDTPDTPTIDTLVDHLNATFPRDDRPWAAGDTLKNVLVVLKHPDGTREPLAIGLPGDREVDQKRLEGQLEPIEVEAMDEAELAKHPALVKGYIGPEVLGEESKSGIRYLVDPRVVEGTRWVTGANVPGSHVVDLVVGRDFTPDGTIEAADVRDGDECPNCTEGTLQSARGVEMGHIFQLGRKYADALGLKVLDENGKLVTVTMGSYGIGPSRAVAAIAEGTLDDMGLCWPRNVAPADVHVVAAGKDEAIFAAAEELARDLKAAGLEVLLDDRAGKVSPGVKFKDAELIGVPTIVTVGRGLADGLVEVRDRKSGEREDVAVGDAATHVADLVLRG from the coding sequence ATGACTGGCCGCATCCTCCGCATGTCGTCCCTCTTCGTGCGCACCCTGCGCGACGACCCGAACGACGCCGAGGTGCCGAGCCACAAGCTGCTCGTCCGCGCCGGCTACATCCGCCGCAACGCCCCCGGCATCTACACCTGGCTGCCGCTCGGCCTGCGCGTGCTGCGCAAGATCGAGGCGATCATCCGCGAGGAGATGGACGACATCGGCGCCCAGGAGCTGTCGTTCCCCGCGCTGCTGCCCAAGGAGCCCTACGAGGCGACCAACCGGTGGGTCGAGTACGGCCCCAACATCTTCCGCCTGCAGGACCGCAAGGGCGCCGACTACCTGCTCGGCCCCACGCACGAGGAGATGTTCACCCTCGTGGTGAAGGACCTCTACTCCTCCTACAAGGACCTCCCGCTCTCGATCTACCAGATCCAGACCAAGTACCGCGACGAGGCGCGTCCCCGTGCGGGTCTGCTGCGCGGGCGCGAGTTCGTGATGAAGGACTCCTACTCCTTCGACGTCGACGACGCCGGGCTCGAGGTGGCCTACCAGAAGCATCGCGACGCCTACGTCCGCATCTTCGACCGCCTCGGCTTCGAGTACGTCATCGTCAAGGCGACCTCGGGTGCCATGGGCGGCTCGGCCAGCGAGGAGTTCCTCGCCAAGGCCGAGGTCGGCGAGGACACCTACGTCCGCTGCACGCACTGCGACTACGCCGCCAACGTCGAGGCCGTCGCGGTCCGCGCGCCCGCCGCCGTGCCCTTCGACGATGCGCCCGCCGCGCACGCCGAGGACACCCCCGACACGCCCACCATCGACACCCTCGTCGACCACCTCAACGCCACGTTCCCCCGTGACGACCGTCCCTGGGCGGCCGGCGACACGCTCAAGAACGTGCTGGTCGTGCTCAAGCACCCCGACGGCACCCGCGAGCCGCTCGCCATCGGCCTGCCCGGCGACCGCGAGGTCGACCAGAAGCGGCTCGAGGGCCAGCTCGAGCCCATCGAGGTGGAGGCGATGGACGAGGCCGAGCTCGCGAAGCACCCCGCGCTGGTGAAGGGCTACATCGGCCCGGAGGTGCTGGGGGAGGAGTCGAAGTCCGGCATCCGCTACCTCGTCGACCCCCGCGTCGTGGAGGGCACCCGCTGGGTCACCGGCGCCAACGTCCCCGGCTCCCACGTCGTCGACCTGGTGGTCGGGCGCGACTTCACGCCTGACGGCACGATCGAGGCCGCCGACGTGCGCGACGGCGACGAGTGCCCCAACTGCACCGAGGGCACCCTGCAGTCCGCCCGCGGCGTCGAGATGGGCCACATCTTCCAGCTCGGCCGCAAGTACGCCGACGCGCTCGGCCTGAAGGTGCTCGACGAGAACGGCAAGCTCGTCACCGTCACGATGGGCTCCTACGGCATCGGCCCCTCGCGCGCCGTGGCCGCCATCGCCGAGGGCACCCTCGACGACATGGGCCTGTGCTGGCCGCGCAACGTCGCGCCCGCCGACGTCCACGTCGTGGCCGCCGGCAAGGACGAGGCGATCTTCGCCGCCGCCGAGGAGCTCGCACGCGACCTCAAGGCCGCCGGCCTCGAGGTGCTGCTCGACGACCGCGCCGGCAAGGTCAGCCCCGGCGTGAAGTTCAAGGACGCCGAGCTGATCGGCGTCCCGACGATCGTCACGGTCGGCCGCGGCCTGGCCGACGGCCTCGTCGAGGTCCGCGACCGCAAGTCCGGCGAGCGCGAGGACGTCGCGGTCGGCGACGCGGCCACGCACGTGGCCGACCTGGTGCTGCGGGGCTGA